One bacterium genomic region harbors:
- a CDS encoding phosphomannomutase/phosphoglucomutase yields MINPNIFREYDIRGVVADDLTPEVVYELGRGIGTFIRRKGAKKFTIGRDGRLTSERIVNDLKSGLLSTGLELTDVGQVPTPVLYFSAAHLQTDGGIMVTGSHNPPEFNGIKMAYGKTSIHGAMIQEIRGLCERQDYEKSGAASGSYNILPDYITWLAANLKLDRKVRVGVDSGNGVGGLCGPQIFREIGAEVFDIYSDVDGRFPNHHPDPTVEKNLVALKKLVADNKLELGVGFDGDADRLGAIDGSGKVIWGDMLMTLFARSILKSMHGAKVIADVKCSENFFADVKKHGGTPIMWKTGHALIKSKLWEEKASLAGEMSGHFFFADRFFGFDDGIYSAGRLLEIVSRLPHSLAQELSDLPPTFSTPEIRVDCPDEVKFDVVDKVKSSFKSRGLETIDLDGVRVNFDGGWALVRASNTQPTLVLRIEAKSQDKLDAIQEDVSNVLKGAGFTFDPSKSSGH; encoded by the coding sequence ATGATTAATCCCAACATTTTTCGTGAATATGATATTCGCGGCGTCGTGGCCGATGATTTGACGCCCGAAGTGGTCTATGAATTGGGCCGCGGCATCGGCACGTTCATTCGCCGCAAAGGAGCAAAGAAGTTCACAATAGGCCGTGACGGACGGTTGACATCCGAACGTATCGTCAACGATTTGAAGTCCGGCCTGCTGTCCACCGGCCTTGAGCTGACTGACGTCGGGCAGGTGCCCACACCCGTGCTGTATTTTTCCGCCGCGCATTTGCAGACCGACGGCGGGATTATGGTGACGGGTTCGCACAATCCGCCCGAGTTCAACGGCATTAAGATGGCCTACGGGAAGACCTCGATTCACGGTGCGATGATTCAGGAGATTCGCGGGCTGTGCGAACGGCAGGACTACGAAAAATCAGGCGCGGCGAGCGGCAGTTACAATATTCTGCCCGACTATATCACGTGGCTGGCGGCCAATCTGAAGCTCGACCGCAAGGTGCGGGTGGGAGTGGACAGCGGCAACGGTGTCGGCGGGCTGTGCGGGCCGCAGATTTTCCGCGAAATCGGCGCGGAAGTGTTTGACATCTACTCGGACGTGGACGGACGCTTTCCGAATCACCATCCCGACCCGACGGTGGAGAAAAATCTCGTCGCGCTGAAGAAGCTTGTTGCCGACAACAAGCTTGAACTTGGCGTCGGTTTTGACGGCGATGCGGACAGGCTCGGTGCGATTGACGGCTCGGGCAAGGTCATCTGGGGCGATATGCTGATGACGCTGTTTGCAAGGTCGATATTGAAATCCATGCACGGCGCGAAGGTGATTGCGGACGTGAAGTGCAGCGAGAATTTCTTCGCCGATGTCAAGAAACATGGCGGAACTCCCATCATGTGGAAGACGGGGCATGCGCTTATCAAGAGCAAGCTGTGGGAGGAGAAGGCCTCGCTGGCGGGAGAGATGAGCGGACATTTCTTTTTTGCAGACCGATTCTTCGGCTTTGACGACGGCATTTATTCGGCGGGAAGATTGCTCGAAATTGTGTCGCGTCTGCCGCATTCACTGGCACAAGAGCTTTCCGATTTGCCGCCGACGTTTTCGACGCCGGAAATTCGCGTGGATTGTCCCGACGAGGTGAAGTTCGACGTGGTGGACAAGGTGAAGAGCAGTTTCAAGTCACGCGGACTCGAAACGATTGACCTCGATGGAGTGCGTGTCAACTTCGACGGCGGATGGGCGCTTGTGCGCGCTTCGAACACCCAGCCGACGCTCGTGCTGCGCATCGAGGCCAAATCACAGGACAAGCTCGATGCCATCCAGGAGGACGTGTCCAATGTCCTGAAGGGGGCAGGGTTCACCTTCGATCCCTCGAAAAGCAGCGGGCATTGA
- a CDS encoding SET domain-containing protein-lysine N-methyltransferase, with protein sequence MSKPSSPYFVVRGSEIQGKGAFAVKPIRKGTRIIEYTGQLIPEDEADRRYDDSKQKRHHTFLFSICDGAVAIDAAVGGNDARFINHSCDPNCEPIEDRGRIFIEAIRAIKVGEELCYNYGLTGDGDEHPDWREKYRCNCGAPNCSGNMLIKPKKKVVKAAKKAVKKSVKKTKKAVKK encoded by the coding sequence ATGTCGAAACCATCTTCTCCATATTTTGTCGTGCGCGGCTCTGAGATTCAGGGCAAAGGCGCGTTTGCAGTGAAGCCAATCCGCAAGGGCACGCGGATTATCGAATACACCGGACAGTTGATTCCTGAAGACGAAGCGGACCGGCGCTATGACGATTCCAAACAGAAGCGGCACCACACCTTTTTGTTTTCGATTTGTGACGGCGCGGTGGCGATTGACGCGGCGGTGGGCGGAAATGACGCACGTTTCATCAACCATTCCTGCGACCCCAATTGCGAGCCGATTGAAGACCGGGGCCGGATTTTCATTGAAGCGATTCGCGCCATTAAGGTGGGCGAAGAGCTGTGCTACAACTACGGGTTAACGGGCGACGGCGACGAGCATCCGGACTGGCGCGAAAAATACCGCTGCAACTGCGGCGCGCCGAACTGTTCGGGCAACATGCTGATTAAGCCAAAGAAGAAAGTCGTGAAGGCGGCAAAGAAGGCTGTTAAGAAGAGTGTGAAGAAAACGAAGAAGGCTGTTAAGAAATGA
- a CDS encoding SET domain-containing protein-lysine N-methyltransferase → MPIATRGEYWFVKQSKVHGRGLFARTDIPKGATIIEYTGKRMPPDALPDIDEDDPDAHHTVIFTLEDGWLLDAAQGGNAAQFANHSCHPNCETFEENGRIFIRALRKISKGTELVYDYHLHLSGRFKKRWLVDYACYCAARNCRRILLNRKIPSKYIHLI, encoded by the coding sequence ATGCCAATAGCGACCAGAGGCGAATACTGGTTCGTCAAGCAGAGCAAGGTGCATGGCAGGGGGTTGTTCGCGCGCACGGATATCCCGAAGGGGGCGACCATCATCGAATACACGGGCAAGCGGATGCCGCCGGACGCGCTGCCGGATATCGACGAGGACGATCCCGACGCGCATCATACCGTTATTTTCACGCTGGAAGACGGCTGGCTGCTGGACGCAGCGCAGGGCGGAAACGCGGCGCAGTTTGCCAATCACTCGTGCCATCCGAATTGCGAGACTTTTGAAGAGAACGGTCGGATTTTCATTCGCGCGCTGCGTAAGATTTCCAAGGGCACGGAGCTTGTGTACGATTATCATTTGCATCTGTCCGGCCGGTTCAAGAAGCGGTGGCTTGTTGATTACGCATGTTATTGCGCGGCGCGAAACTGCCGCAGGATCTTGCTGAACCGGAAGATTCCCAGTAAATACATCCATCTTATTTGA
- the bshA gene encoding N-acetyl-alpha-D-glucosaminyl L-malate synthase BshA: MRIGIILYPTYGGSGVVATELGVALATRGHEVHFFSTSRPFRLPAFQQGTYFHEVPVVGYDLFENTPYTLTLSSALFDAFKMYKLDLLHAHYAIPHATAAYLAREMNGGLPPVITTCHGTDITLVGSHPAYAPVVKFTLEQSDAVTAVSYDLARETRDNIGYAGKTNVIYNFIDTEVYKRDHCVLRRDWLAAADEPIILHISNFRPVKRIPDIITTFANVRESVRAKLVLVGDGPARSNAELQVRELGLQGEVRFLGKQTGLIDLLSVGDIYILPSNKESFGLSALEAMSCEMPVVGYDVGGLPEVVKHNETGYLHPVGDIDALSASILQLVKDTDLRRTMAQAGRRRAQEVFHIDKIIPQYEKLYLETLHETEARCLSRASRPSSSSKSAIT; encoded by the coding sequence ATGAGAATCGGCATAATCCTCTATCCAACGTACGGCGGCTCGGGAGTCGTCGCTACGGAATTGGGGGTCGCGCTGGCGACGCGGGGCCATGAGGTACACTTTTTCTCGACGTCACGGCCGTTCCGGCTGCCGGCTTTTCAGCAAGGCACGTACTTTCACGAAGTCCCGGTGGTCGGATATGATTTGTTTGAGAACACGCCCTACACGCTGACGCTGTCCTCGGCGCTGTTCGACGCGTTCAAGATGTACAAGCTGGATTTGCTGCACGCGCATTATGCGATTCCGCACGCGACGGCGGCTTATCTCGCGCGCGAAATGAACGGCGGACTGCCGCCTGTAATAACGACATGCCACGGGACGGACATCACGCTGGTGGGCAGTCATCCGGCCTATGCTCCGGTGGTGAAATTTACGCTTGAACAGTCGGACGCGGTGACGGCGGTGTCGTATGACCTGGCGCGTGAAACCCGTGACAATATCGGTTACGCGGGGAAGACGAACGTCATTTATAATTTCATTGACACGGAAGTCTACAAGCGCGACCATTGTGTTCTGCGGCGCGACTGGCTGGCTGCCGCAGACGAGCCGATTATTCTGCACATATCAAATTTCCGCCCGGTCAAACGAATTCCGGATATTATCACCACATTTGCGAACGTGCGTGAAAGCGTGCGTGCCAAATTAGTTTTGGTCGGCGACGGCCCGGCGCGCAGCAACGCGGAACTTCAGGTGCGGGAGCTGGGTTTGCAGGGAGAAGTTAGATTTCTCGGGAAGCAGACGGGTCTGATTGATTTGCTGAGTGTCGGCGACATCTATATTTTGCCGTCCAACAAGGAGAGTTTCGGCCTGTCAGCACTCGAAGCCATGAGCTGCGAAATGCCCGTGGTGGGATACGATGTCGGTGGTTTGCCTGAAGTTGTCAAGCACAACGAAACCGGTTATCTGCATCCGGTGGGCGACATCGACGCTCTTTCGGCAAGTATTTTGCAATTGGTGAAGGATACAGACTTGCGGCGAACCATGGCTCAGGCCGGACGCCGCCGGGCACAAGAAGTTTTTCACATCGACAAAATAATTCCGCAGTATGAAAAGTTGTACTTGGAAACCCTGCATGAGACGGAGGCAAGATGTCTAAGCCGAGCCTCCCGACCTTCTTCGTCGTCCAAGTCCGCGATCACCTGA
- the bshB1 gene encoding bacillithiol biosynthesis deacetylase BshB1: MSEPNTQIVDVLAIGAHPDDIELSCAGTLLRMQAQGAKIGIVDMTRGERGSRGNADIRAVEAQDALKILGFEFREVLDAGDLQIQDTHERRVKVVECIRRHKPKLVLTHWWRDKHPDHEGTSELVKHSMFVAGAANFPAKYEPHNPKRLLYWPSTWMMEPNVYVDVTDYWEKKLEAARAHKSQFFDPNSTDPMTVLSQPAFFERLEMRARYFGDQIGVKYAEVFYMREPIKVNDPLQLCQ, translated from the coding sequence ATGAGTGAACCCAACACACAGATTGTAGACGTGCTCGCCATCGGCGCGCATCCGGACGACATCGAACTTTCCTGCGCGGGCACGCTGCTGCGGATGCAGGCGCAAGGCGCGAAAATCGGCATTGTGGACATGACCCGCGGCGAACGCGGTTCACGGGGCAACGCGGACATCCGCGCCGTCGAGGCGCAGGACGCGCTGAAGATTCTCGGTTTTGAGTTTCGCGAGGTTCTCGATGCCGGTGATTTGCAGATTCAGGACACGCACGAGCGGAGAGTGAAAGTTGTGGAGTGCATTCGCCGCCACAAGCCGAAGCTTGTGCTGACTCATTGGTGGCGAGACAAGCACCCGGACCACGAAGGCACGAGCGAATTGGTGAAGCACTCGATGTTTGTGGCGGGCGCGGCGAACTTTCCGGCGAAGTACGAGCCGCATAATCCCAAGCGATTGCTGTATTGGCCTTCGACGTGGATGATGGAGCCGAATGTGTATGTGGACGTGACGGACTATTGGGAGAAGAAGCTTGAAGCGGCGCGGGCACACAAGTCGCAGTTTTTCGATCCCAACAGCACAGATCCGATGACGGTGCTGTCGCAGCCGGCGTTTTTCGAGAGGCTGGAGATGCGAGCGCGCTACTTCGGTGATCAAATCGGCGTTAAGTACGCGGAAGTTTTCTACATGCGCGAACCTATCAAGGTCAACGACCCGCTGCAGTTATGCCAATAG
- a CDS encoding OsmC family protein → MAIRKATAVWSGTLKTGKGNLSTESGTLKNINYSFHDRFEDGKGTNPEELIAAAHAGCYAMALSGGLEKAGHPAEHIEAIAHVTLDFVDGKPTVTKSHIVCTAKVPGMDAATFKEIAVETKGGCPISRLLMGSAEISLESKLA, encoded by the coding sequence ATGGCAATTCGCAAGGCTACTGCAGTTTGGAGCGGCACGCTCAAGACCGGTAAAGGCAATCTTTCGACCGAATCCGGGACGCTCAAAAATATCAACTATTCCTTTCACGACCGTTTTGAAGACGGCAAGGGCACCAATCCCGAAGAACTCATCGCCGCGGCGCACGCGGGCTGCTATGCGATGGCGCTGTCGGGCGGTCTGGAAAAGGCTGGACATCCGGCGGAACACATTGAAGCTATTGCCCACGTGACTCTCGATTTCGTGGACGGAAAGCCGACCGTGACAAAATCGCACATCGTGTGTACAGCCAAGGTGCCGGGCATGGATGCGGCGACGTTCAAGGAAATCGCAGTCGAGACGAAGGGGGGCTGTCCGATATCGCGCTTGTTGATGGGCTCGGCGGAGATTTCACTCGAATCAAAGCTTGCCTGA
- the bshC gene encoding bacillithiol biosynthesis cysteine-adding enzyme BshC, translated as METAPPPPMTRGSLSFEKLPGFGPAWQAVVRELPDAEWLYARSPANPQACDAATKERLAEFPFYRDLAEILHSEGKLYGIPDETLARLQHLASGKAVMVVTGQQVGYLGGPLFTFLKAYHAIRLARALEAAMRVPVLPLFWLEGEDHDLAEIRTSHYPKPDGTLGAVEFAPLKEIPNQEVGRYAVGENGLAPLHELISQWESVSGDAAEALEHAYSDGDMSTAMGRLLAATLGPRGLLICEGRHEGLKKLAAPLWEKVIDQREILRDSFAKRSEEVRARGFAGSMSPTPDAHFFYIAAKDFVRRTVTLDGTVKHPDGTTEHVSAEQLKEKLASGEWSVSPKAGLRPLYQDFVLPSIAYVGGPGELEYHAQLAPFYELLKVTPPSLFPRLSVTFVDQKCERLREKLGLSWEELLTVPEHDLTKRLLREADEHDTARQFAQVRSEIEGAVNKLKPMLRALDPTLEGALGSTAGKMLHPLEQLEGKANKAVKQQHAVELTRLQKVLFAVRPGGKPMERAYGTAWALLHYGVPELLNLLDTLPADGAAHHIVITE; from the coding sequence ATGGAAACGGCACCGCCTCCCCCGATGACACGGGGTTCGCTTTCTTTTGAGAAGCTACCGGGATTTGGTCCGGCGTGGCAAGCGGTCGTGCGGGAGTTGCCGGACGCGGAATGGTTGTATGCGCGTTCACCAGCAAATCCGCAAGCGTGCGACGCCGCCACCAAGGAGCGGCTGGCTGAGTTTCCGTTTTACCGTGATTTGGCGGAGATACTGCACTCGGAAGGAAAGCTCTACGGCATTCCGGATGAGACTTTAGCGCGGCTGCAACATCTGGCGAGCGGAAAAGCGGTGATGGTGGTGACGGGACAGCAAGTGGGCTATCTCGGCGGACCGTTGTTCACGTTTTTGAAAGCGTATCATGCGATACGGCTGGCGCGCGCACTGGAAGCGGCGATGCGAGTACCGGTACTGCCGCTGTTCTGGCTGGAAGGCGAAGATCATGACTTGGCGGAGATTCGCACATCACACTATCCGAAGCCGGACGGTACGCTGGGTGCGGTTGAGTTCGCTCCGCTAAAAGAGATTCCCAATCAAGAGGTTGGCCGGTATGCAGTCGGTGAGAACGGGTTGGCGCCGCTGCACGAGTTGATTTCGCAATGGGAGAGTGTGTCGGGTGACGCAGCAGAAGCGCTCGAACATGCCTACTCCGACGGTGATATGTCCACGGCAATGGGAAGATTGCTGGCGGCAACACTGGGACCACGCGGCTTGCTGATATGCGAGGGCCGGCATGAGGGTTTGAAGAAGCTGGCCGCGCCGCTATGGGAGAAAGTGATTGACCAGCGCGAGATTTTGCGTGACAGCTTTGCGAAGCGCTCTGAAGAGGTTCGCGCAAGGGGATTTGCCGGCTCCATGAGCCCGACGCCTGACGCGCATTTCTTTTATATTGCGGCTAAAGATTTCGTGCGCAGGACGGTTACGCTTGACGGGACGGTGAAACATCCGGACGGGACGACCGAGCATGTTAGTGCAGAGCAGTTGAAAGAGAAGCTGGCGAGCGGAGAGTGGAGTGTCAGTCCGAAGGCGGGGCTGCGGCCGCTGTATCAGGATTTTGTGCTGCCGTCCATCGCTTATGTCGGAGGTCCGGGAGAGCTTGAGTATCATGCGCAGCTTGCTCCGTTCTATGAGCTGCTGAAGGTCACACCGCCGAGTTTGTTTCCCCGGCTGTCGGTGACGTTTGTTGACCAGAAATGTGAACGGCTGCGGGAGAAGCTCGGGCTGTCGTGGGAGGAATTGCTGACGGTGCCGGAGCACGATTTGACCAAACGGCTGCTGCGCGAAGCAGACGAACATGACACGGCGAGACAATTTGCACAGGTCAGGAGCGAGATTGAAGGGGCGGTGAACAAACTGAAACCGATGCTGCGCGCGCTTGACCCGACGCTTGAAGGGGCACTGGGTTCAACCGCGGGCAAGATGCTTCATCCGCTCGAACAGCTGGAAGGGAAGGCCAATAAGGCCGTCAAGCAGCAGCATGCGGTCGAGCTAACAAGATTACAGAAGGTGCTGTTCGCGGTGCGTCCGGGCGGAAAGCCGATGGAGCGCGCGTACGGAACAGCGTGGGCGCTATTGCATTACGGAGTACCGGAGTTATTGAATTTACTGGATACATTGCCCGCCGATGGAGCGGCTCATCACATCGTCATTACCGAATAA
- a CDS encoding type II toxin-antitoxin system HicB family antitoxin, producing MKREFMVYIQWDAESKMFIGTVPALPAAHSYAPTIELLRENIKEAIELVLEDHGESYEDMPTFISLESISIAG from the coding sequence ATGAAACGGGAATTCATGGTGTACATCCAATGGGATGCAGAATCGAAAATGTTCATTGGGACGGTTCCTGCACTGCCCGCTGCACATTCGTATGCACCTACAATTGAATTACTTCGTGAAAACATAAAGGAAGCAATAGAGCTTGTTCTGGAAGATCACGGCGAGTCGTATGAAGACATGCCGACGTTCATTTCTCTCGAGTCCATCTCTATTGCCGGATGA
- a CDS encoding rhomboid family intramembrane serine protease, with translation MKQRFNNLFRQPPLGFINPEMTWTEVVKFLILTNVTVFAAQEILGMYPFFIENFSLIPREFFHGRVWTLFTYMFLHGGFSHILFNMLALWMFGSMLERVWGSKEFLKYYLLTGLGGGLCYALFNMDSFVPTVGASGAIYGLLLAYAVLFPDNVIYIWFVIPVKAKYFAMIFGVIEFLASFNPGSGVAHLAHLGGMVMGYAYLKWGKLRYSAPGRRMREWKKKLEDSAREREEQTIEDVRREVDELLDKINKVGMDGLTKDEQKRLEKASQYLRDKGIKH, from the coding sequence ATGAAACAGCGCTTCAATAATTTGTTTCGCCAGCCGCCCCTGGGCTTCATAAATCCCGAGATGACCTGGACAGAGGTGGTCAAGTTCCTCATCTTGACCAATGTGACCGTCTTTGCCGCGCAGGAAATTCTCGGGATGTATCCCTTCTTTATTGAGAACTTCTCGCTCATTCCGCGCGAATTCTTTCACGGCCGCGTCTGGACTCTCTTCACCTACATGTTCCTGCACGGCGGCTTTTCGCATATTCTCTTCAATATGCTCGCGCTGTGGATGTTCGGCTCGATGCTCGAACGGGTGTGGGGTTCCAAGGAGTTTCTCAAATACTATCTGCTCACCGGACTCGGCGGCGGATTGTGCTATGCGCTGTTCAACATGGACTCCTTCGTGCCGACCGTCGGCGCGTCCGGTGCCATTTACGGCTTGCTGCTCGCCTATGCGGTGCTCTTTCCCGACAATGTGATTTACATCTGGTTCGTGATACCGGTCAAAGCCAAATACTTCGCGATGATTTTCGGCGTGATTGAGTTTCTGGCCAGCTTCAACCCCGGCAGCGGCGTCGCGCACCTCGCGCATTTGGGCGGCATGGTCATGGGGTATGCCTATTTGAAGTGGGGCAAACTGCGTTACAGTGCGCCGGGACGGCGGATGCGCGAGTGGAAAAAGAAGCTTGAAGACTCCGCCCGCGAACGTGAAGAGCAAACCATCGAGGATGTCCGCCGTGAAGTGGATGAACTGCTTGACAAAATTAACAAGGTCGGCATGGACGGTCTGACCAAGGATGAGCAGAAGCGGCTTGAAAAGGCCAGTCAGTATCTGCGCGACAAAGGCATTAAACACTGA
- a CDS encoding GNAT family N-acetyltransferase produces the protein MPEIQLPPRTERICFCKLTLDYLDPMCELLGDPEVMRHYPHPMDRAEAQQWIERGLARYEKDGCSFYALESLATGEFLGQCGILIQEVEGVNETEVGYLLLRKHWHKGYATEAARACIDFARSARGAARVISLINPENIPSQNVARRLGASIEKRIIKWDAPHDVWVHV, from the coding sequence TTGCCTGAGATTCAGCTTCCTCCCCGCACTGAGCGCATTTGTTTTTGCAAGCTCACGCTCGATTACCTTGACCCGATGTGCGAGCTGCTCGGTGACCCGGAAGTGATGCGGCATTATCCGCATCCGATGGATCGCGCCGAGGCTCAGCAGTGGATAGAGCGCGGTCTGGCCCGCTATGAGAAGGACGGCTGCTCATTCTACGCGCTGGAATCACTCGCCACAGGAGAATTTCTGGGGCAGTGCGGCATTCTGATTCAAGAGGTGGAGGGAGTGAACGAAACCGAAGTGGGCTATCTTCTGCTGCGCAAGCATTGGCACAAGGGCTACGCCACCGAAGCGGCGCGGGCCTGCATTGATTTTGCCCGCTCAGCCCGCGGCGCCGCGCGCGTCATATCGTTGATCAATCCCGAAAATATCCCGTCGCAAAATGTCGCGCGCCGGCTCGGCGCGAGTATCGAAAAGCGCATCATCAAGTGGGACGCTCCGCATGATGTGTGGGTGCACGTGTAG
- a CDS encoding type II toxin-antitoxin system HicA family toxin produces MTKLPVVDAKKMEKLLLKLGFEVVRQKGSHRSFRHPDGRYTLIPIHQGTELPRPTIREILRQIGISVEEYNSHLMDL; encoded by the coding sequence ATGACAAAACTTCCTGTAGTTGACGCGAAGAAGATGGAGAAGCTCTTGCTTAAGCTCGGCTTTGAAGTTGTGCGCCAAAAAGGAAGCCATCGGTCTTTTCGTCATCCCGATGGTCGATACACACTTATACCCATACATCAAGGCACGGAATTGCCCCGTCCCACGATACGTGAAATATTGCGGCAGATTGGAATCAGCGTCGAAGAATACAATTCGCACCTGATGGATTTGTAA
- a CDS encoding PEGA domain-containing protein, which yields MRIILLVLVAWVIGLGSYLLYDRFWPGHTGSIVVTSDPPGAEIWLDLAPLGRTTPAELRDVPAGKRSVTVRLDGRRPQPFVEVVKVARGTRDSLSFVFDGNITPSAKYDTPRSQSVDPLIPPRLESITEKVKREQPWEVERRIPTSVDSSILTRVSPSGKLEPVPLTTAEPGPVRDIPAQTEPATGNSPATGTAEISSSVAGAQIVINDKEIPQRTPAVVSLPLGTHTVRVEMPGYTSDPQQQIVRLSRAAGAQLVYFTLTEQQRARKEITITTEPVAGPIFVNGDSIGNGLAVFPHDFGVFEISFGKVDGYLTPESQRLVVTPAKPNPAVTVTYPRAFAVSAVCRAGGSVDTEGQIRWETGIFDRDKGARISETHGPRIDEIPGSSKSGWELAMGDPNRNPTGADYIEFFFTLPDEVPTSTPLNLRLYLYRTNRKYPLSLSNRCEVTVTVNGRVFLDNFRPRHDQSLADSERYEEWSLQHSLVPGENRIMIRTGDKNQIFNYLWKFEVL from the coding sequence ATGCGCATCATTCTGCTGGTACTCGTCGCGTGGGTGATTGGACTCGGGAGCTATTTGCTCTACGACCGCTTCTGGCCGGGACACACTGGGTCCATTGTGGTTACCAGCGACCCTCCCGGGGCGGAAATTTGGCTTGACCTCGCCCCTCTTGGCCGCACAACTCCCGCCGAACTGCGGGATGTTCCCGCCGGAAAACGCTCGGTCACCGTCCGACTCGATGGTCGCAGGCCGCAGCCTTTTGTCGAGGTCGTCAAGGTTGCCCGCGGAACTCGTGATTCCTTAAGCTTTGTTTTTGATGGAAATATCACTCCTTCCGCAAAGTACGACACCCCCCGCTCACAGTCCGTGGACCCGTTGATACCACCGCGACTGGAGTCCATCACCGAGAAAGTCAAGCGCGAGCAGCCGTGGGAAGTTGAACGACGGATTCCCACCTCCGTGGACAGCTCAATTCTCACTCGGGTCTCCCCTTCCGGGAAGCTGGAACCTGTACCTCTGACCACTGCTGAACCCGGTCCGGTTCGCGACATTCCGGCACAAACCGAACCCGCAACCGGAAATTCTCCCGCCACCGGCACGGCGGAGATTTCCAGCTCCGTTGCCGGGGCGCAGATTGTTATCAACGACAAGGAAATTCCCCAGCGAACACCCGCAGTGGTCAGTTTGCCTCTGGGCACGCACACCGTCCGTGTGGAAATGCCCGGCTACACCAGCGATCCCCAGCAGCAGATAGTGCGTCTGTCCCGCGCCGCAGGAGCACAACTGGTCTACTTCACGCTGACCGAGCAGCAGCGCGCGCGCAAGGAAATCACCATCACCACTGAACCCGTCGCTGGCCCCATCTTTGTAAATGGAGATTCCATTGGCAACGGCTTGGCAGTGTTTCCTCACGACTTTGGTGTCTTTGAAATTTCCTTTGGCAAGGTGGACGGCTATCTGACACCCGAATCGCAGCGGCTTGTGGTGACACCCGCCAAGCCCAATCCCGCCGTGACCGTCACCTATCCGCGCGCATTTGCCGTATCCGCCGTCTGCAGAGCTGGCGGCAGCGTGGATACGGAAGGCCAAATTCGCTGGGAAACCGGAATATTCGACCGTGACAAGGGTGCCCGAATCTCCGAGACGCACGGCCCGCGCATTGACGAAATTCCCGGCAGCTCCAAGTCGGGCTGGGAGCTTGCCATGGGCGACCCCAACCGCAACCCTACGGGTGCCGACTACATCGAGTTCTTCTTCACACTGCCCGATGAAGTTCCCACGTCGACGCCGCTGAATTTGAGATTGTATCTTTATCGCACGAACCGCAAGTATCCGCTGTCGCTCTCAAATCGCTGTGAAGTCACAGTAACCGTGAACGGCCGCGTCTTTCTCGATAATTTCCGTCCCCGCCACGACCAGTCGCTGGCCGATTCGGAACGCTACGAAGAATGGTCGCTGCAGCACTCGCTCGTGCCCGGCGAAAACCGCATTATGATTCGCACCGGAGACAAAAATCAAATCTTCAACTATCTGTGGAAGTTCGAGGTGCTGTAA